The Chitinophaga sp. H8 genome contains a region encoding:
- a CDS encoding RagB/SusD family nutrient uptake outer membrane protein, whose translation MKRIFNKYIPAIFAVLLFSCVKLDPVSYSEYSPANFPKTEDDLKAMVLSCYQPLSSYGILDVQFWNECMTNTVVGAYGTQQACHTLAFDETTGDLTNYYKFASQISRATLVIDAIENSVLSDALKKRYIAEVRCSRAYLMYTLFDLFGGLIIAPIEILKNPLQDQPLPRSSIEETAAFIEADLIAAAEGLPYPKNAEYGKFSKGFANMLLIRLYLHETIHFTADGKVTRNPENYHKVETVARELMKPEYGYALAPSYTDMFTVGKQAACRNEFILAFPSSITGPNVHYWQLKVMPTNVGTSAGGDLAGWQTLAGDWKFFDTFEPADSRKKYMIDEYINLEGSKQDRSNPGDGLKFGPVPLKYYVDDNIIKQSSMSLADRVIYRYADVLLSLAEALVFKPGGTVNQEALDLINEVRRRANLPDKQLADVPSKKAFEDLLLLERAHEFWCENGQYRADLIRFDKLLEVILEANNGIAPRASKYKYLYPLPNYAIVDGKGKVHQNPGYR comes from the coding sequence ATGAAAAGGATATTCAATAAATATATACCTGCAATCTTTGCTGTACTGCTGTTTTCCTGTGTAAAGCTGGATCCTGTAAGTTACAGTGAATACAGCCCTGCTAATTTTCCGAAAACGGAAGATGATCTGAAAGCGATGGTGCTATCCTGTTATCAGCCACTATCCAGTTATGGCATACTGGACGTACAGTTCTGGAATGAATGTATGACCAACACCGTGGTAGGCGCTTATGGCACGCAACAGGCCTGTCATACACTCGCTTTTGATGAAACTACGGGCGACCTGACCAACTACTATAAATTTGCCAGCCAGATCAGCAGGGCTACCCTGGTTATTGATGCCATTGAAAACAGTGTTTTATCAGATGCCCTGAAAAAAAGATACATTGCTGAAGTACGTTGCAGCCGTGCTTACCTGATGTATACGTTGTTTGATCTCTTTGGCGGGCTGATCATAGCGCCCATCGAAATACTTAAAAATCCATTACAGGATCAGCCACTCCCCCGCTCTTCCATTGAGGAAACCGCCGCCTTTATTGAAGCCGACTTAATAGCCGCAGCGGAAGGGTTGCCCTATCCTAAAAATGCGGAATACGGAAAGTTCAGTAAAGGTTTTGCCAATATGCTGCTCATCCGGCTATACCTGCATGAAACGATTCATTTCACCGCTGATGGGAAAGTAACCCGGAACCCGGAAAACTATCATAAAGTAGAAACAGTTGCCCGGGAGCTGATGAAACCGGAATATGGTTATGCACTTGCTCCCAGCTATACGGATATGTTTACCGTAGGCAAACAGGCCGCCTGCAGAAATGAGTTTATACTGGCCTTCCCTTCTTCCATCACCGGTCCTAATGTGCATTACTGGCAATTGAAAGTAATGCCAACCAATGTAGGTACCTCCGCAGGTGGAGATCTGGCCGGGTGGCAAACCCTGGCGGGTGACTGGAAATTCTTTGACACGTTTGAGCCTGCAGATAGCCGGAAGAAATATATGATCGATGAATACATTAACCTCGAAGGCAGTAAACAGGATCGAAGTAATCCTGGTGATGGTTTAAAATTCGGGCCGGTTCCCCTGAAATATTATGTGGACGACAACATCATCAAACAGAGCTCCATGAGTCTTGCCGACCGGGTTATTTACCGCTATGCAGATGTATTGTTGTCATTGGCAGAAGCATTGGTATTCAAACCGGGAGGCACTGTCAACCAGGAGGCGCTGGATCTGATCAACGAAGTAAGGCGGAGAGCCAATCTCCCTGATAAACAACTTGCAGATGTGCCTTCCAAAAAAGCATTTGAAGATCTCCTGCTGCTGGAGCGGGCACATGAATTTTGGTGCGAGAACGGGCAGTACCGGGCTGATCTTATCCGGTTCGACAAATTGCTGGAAGTTATCCTGGAAGCTAACAACGGGATAGCACCAAGAGCCAGCAAATATAAATACCTGTATCCGCTTCCCAATTATGCGATTGTAGACGGGAAAGGAAAAGTACATCAAAATCCAGGTTACAGATAA